Proteins found in one Microcoleus sp. FACHB-831 genomic segment:
- a CDS encoding M56 family metallopeptidase, whose amino-acid sequence MHLFMILAALGLAWCLRLSWSSPAGNWTERWQRALGLFLVSPLLALMTAIALLCMGTQGRMLGLQTGWFSYLLALSFLGYAAVLFLKLATQGWRSIQQTRTYPQIELNGKTSRLLDGKVLFSAQIGFWKPELVVSQGLLQNLDIAHLEAVLAHEQGHYYYRDTFWFFWLGWVRQITSWLPNTEALWQELLILRELRADRWAAQQVDPLLLAESLLIVVSSPQVESEIFCAAFSAVAQKNRLEERIEALLSQPEESPSPSLLSWNWLILGLLPLVTLPFHS is encoded by the coding sequence ATGCATCTTTTTATGATTTTGGCAGCACTGGGTTTGGCTTGGTGCCTGCGACTAAGCTGGTCTTCGCCTGCTGGTAATTGGACGGAACGCTGGCAAAGAGCGTTAGGGTTATTTTTAGTCTCCCCGTTGCTAGCGCTCATGACAGCGATCGCTCTGCTGTGTATGGGAACTCAAGGACGCATGCTAGGGTTGCAAACGGGCTGGTTTAGCTACTTGCTTGCTTTAAGCTTTTTAGGCTATGCAGCAGTTTTATTCCTCAAACTAGCAACTCAGGGATGGCGTTCCATACAACAAACACGCACCTATCCCCAAATCGAACTTAACGGCAAAACTAGCCGCCTTCTCGATGGAAAAGTTCTCTTCAGCGCTCAAATTGGTTTTTGGAAACCTGAATTAGTCGTCAGCCAGGGATTATTGCAAAACCTCGATATAGCTCATCTTGAAGCAGTTCTCGCCCACGAACAAGGACATTACTATTACCGCGATACTTTCTGGTTTTTCTGGTTGGGGTGGGTGCGTCAGATAACAAGTTGGTTGCCAAATACAGAAGCTTTGTGGCAAGAACTTTTAATATTGCGAGAACTGCGTGCCGACAGATGGGCGGCGCAACAAGTAGATCCATTGTTGTTAGCAGAATCTCTGCTAATAGTAGTTAGCAGTCCGCAAGTAGAGTCTGAGATTTTCTGTGCAGCGTTCAGCGCCGTTGCTCAAAAAAATCGTTTAGAAGAACGAATTGAAGCGCTTTTATCCCAACCAGAGGAATCGCCATCACCAAGTTTGCTGTCTTGGAATTGGCTAATTTTGGGGTTATTGCCTTTGGTGACATTGCCGTTCCACAGTTGA
- a CDS encoding Tex family protein: MLNIPQLLAQELSLNASQVNSALELFAEGATIPFIARYRKERTGLLDEIQLRDISERFTYLTELEERKASILDAIARVGKLTDELKSKIESCLQKTELEDLYLPYKTKRRTRATIAREKGLEPFAEFIKSLNNPSAKPASLDEEAAKYISEEKGVKTVEEAIKGASDILAEEVSEKAELRAYLREYLMDEGVFLSRIKENHPEGSTKFEMYRNYQIKVKNIPPHNMLALLRGEAEEVLDLELSFDETAVTSYLESQEIKTKGTAVREFYRGMLKDAFNRLMKTSLISEVRNDRKAYADVESIKTFESNMRELLLSAPAGMKPTIAIDPGFRTGCKVSVLSETGKFLEYQTIFPHQAAAQRSQAANTLKNLIEKYNIELIAIGNGTASRETDEFVSEVLKTMDRQPIKVIVNESGASIYSASDVAIAEFPDLDITVRGAISIGRRLQDPLAELVKIDPKSIGVGQYQHDVDQKLLKKKLDDTVESCVNYVGVDLNTASKELLTFVSGMTPTVAKNIITYRNENGAFKNRRALLKVPKLGPKAFEQAAGFLRIRGGNNPLDNTAVHPESYGVVEAIAKDLDVSLANITQIAEKLKSINLKKYVTDTVGLPTLRDIIAELEKPGRDPREQFKYATFKEGIKEISDLKVGMELEGSVTNVANFGAFVDIGVHQDGLVHISQLADRFIDDPKQIVKVGQVVKVRVLEVNEKLKRISLTMRSHSASPVESQSGSNDRRNDKNNSNRSQPNSPTLADLKAKFNKK; this comes from the coding sequence ATGCTGAACATTCCTCAACTCCTAGCACAAGAACTTTCTCTCAATGCGTCTCAAGTCAACAGCGCTCTCGAACTCTTCGCCGAGGGTGCGACTATTCCCTTCATCGCACGTTATCGTAAAGAGCGTACCGGATTGCTCGATGAAATCCAACTGCGCGACATCTCGGAACGATTTACCTATCTCACGGAACTAGAAGAACGAAAAGCCTCAATTTTGGATGCGATCGCTCGCGTGGGTAAACTCACCGACGAATTAAAATCCAAGATCGAATCCTGCTTGCAAAAAACCGAACTTGAAGATCTCTATCTTCCCTACAAAACCAAGCGCCGCACGCGAGCAACAATTGCTAGAGAAAAAGGCTTAGAACCTTTTGCCGAATTTATCAAATCTCTTAACAATCCCAGTGCAAAACCTGCATCTTTAGATGAAGAAGCAGCAAAATACATTTCCGAAGAAAAAGGAGTAAAAACTGTAGAAGAAGCTATCAAAGGTGCTTCAGATATTTTAGCAGAAGAAGTATCCGAAAAAGCAGAATTGCGTGCTTACCTGAGAGAATACTTGATGGATGAAGGCGTATTTTTATCGCGTATTAAAGAGAATCATCCAGAAGGAAGTACCAAGTTTGAGATGTACCGAAACTACCAAATTAAGGTAAAAAACATCCCACCGCATAATATGCTGGCGCTGTTGCGAGGGGAAGCGGAGGAAGTTTTGGACTTGGAGCTTTCTTTCGATGAAACAGCAGTAACTTCATACTTAGAATCGCAGGAAATTAAAACAAAAGGTACTGCGGTTAGGGAATTTTATCGCGGGATGCTCAAAGATGCATTCAACCGTTTGATGAAAACTTCCCTAATAAGTGAAGTGCGAAACGACAGGAAAGCTTATGCGGATGTCGAGTCGATTAAGACTTTTGAAAGCAATATGCGCGAACTGCTGCTATCTGCTCCGGCGGGAATGAAGCCGACAATAGCAATAGATCCAGGATTTAGGACTGGCTGTAAGGTTTCTGTACTTTCCGAGACGGGAAAGTTTTTGGAATATCAAACAATATTCCCACACCAAGCAGCCGCACAGCGATCGCAAGCCGCCAATACTCTCAAAAATCTAATTGAAAAGTACAATATCGAATTGATAGCGATTGGGAACGGTACAGCTTCCCGCGAGACAGATGAGTTTGTCTCTGAAGTTTTAAAGACGATGGATCGCCAGCCGATTAAAGTGATAGTGAACGAATCGGGTGCATCAATTTATTCTGCAAGTGATGTAGCGATCGCAGAATTTCCCGATCTTGATATTACCGTGCGCGGAGCTATCAGTATCGGTCGCCGCTTGCAAGACCCCTTGGCTGAACTTGTCAAAATAGATCCTAAGTCTATTGGCGTTGGACAATATCAGCACGATGTCGATCAAAAGTTGCTCAAGAAAAAGTTGGATGATACAGTAGAAAGCTGCGTGAACTATGTCGGCGTGGACTTAAATACGGCATCCAAAGAACTGCTAACTTTTGTATCTGGGATGACGCCAACCGTTGCTAAAAATATCATCACCTATCGCAACGAAAATGGCGCGTTTAAAAATCGCCGCGCACTATTAAAAGTGCCGAAATTAGGGCCAAAAGCATTTGAACAAGCGGCGGGATTTCTGCGAATTAGGGGTGGTAATAACCCGTTGGATAATACTGCCGTGCATCCTGAGAGTTACGGTGTTGTCGAGGCGATCGCTAAGGATTTAGATGTGTCTTTGGCGAATATTACTCAGATTGCAGAAAAACTCAAGTCAATAAACTTGAAAAAATACGTCACCGATACTGTAGGTTTGCCCACACTCCGCGATATTATCGCAGAATTGGAAAAGCCAGGAAGAGATCCAAGGGAACAGTTCAAGTATGCAACTTTCAAAGAGGGAATTAAGGAAATAAGCGATCTCAAAGTTGGCATGGAACTGGAAGGAAGCGTGACGAATGTGGCTAACTTTGGCGCGTTTGTCGATATCGGCGTGCATCAAGATGGCTTGGTGCATATTTCGCAGCTAGCCGACCGATTTATTGACGATCCAAAGCAGATTGTGAAAGTGGGACAGGTTGTTAAAGTGCGCGTGCTGGAGGTGAATGAAAAATTGAAGCGGATTAGTTTAACTATGCGATCGCATAGCGCTTCCCCAGTAGAATCGCAAAGCGGATCTAATGACAGGCGCAATGACAAAAATAATAGTAACCGTTCGCAGCCGAACTCGCCCACCCTTGCAGATTTGAAAGCGAAGTTCAACAAAAAGTAG
- a CDS encoding tetratricopeptide repeat protein: MSRFCRIIVIFSLVAVLLGFPHTAIADPLETFIPAASTATTQVSEADFFKRGTYKVMAGDYQGAIADLTSAIQLNPKNADAYTNQGLARAGIGDRHGAIADFTSAIQLNPSLSLAYYNRGFVRSQLQDYQGAIEDLSRAIELNPEDADSYHCRCLVHYTLGDKQKVIEDFQKAAALYLKQEKPEEYEALVNGIKQLRSPTDLAVY; encoded by the coding sequence ATGAGTCGCTTTTGCCGAATTATCGTCATTTTCAGCCTTGTAGCTGTACTGCTGGGTTTCCCCCACACAGCGATCGCCGATCCGTTAGAAACTTTCATACCCGCAGCTAGCACCGCGACAACCCAAGTGAGCGAGGCGGACTTTTTCAAGCGCGGCACGTACAAGGTGATGGCTGGAGACTACCAAGGAGCGATCGCGGACTTAACATCAGCAATTCAACTTAATCCTAAAAATGCCGATGCTTATACAAATCAGGGTTTAGCTCGTGCGGGTATAGGAGATCGACACGGAGCGATCGCCGACTTTACATCGGCAATTCAACTCAATCCTAGCCTTAGTCTAGCTTATTACAATCGCGGTTTTGTCCGATCTCAACTGCAAGATTATCAGGGAGCGATAGAAGATCTTAGTAGGGCAATTGAACTTAATCCCGAAGATGCTGATTCCTATCACTGTCGATGTCTTGTCCATTACACGTTGGGGGACAAGCAAAAGGTAATTGAGGATTTTCAGAAAGCGGCAGCGCTCTATCTAAAACAAGAAAAGCCAGAGGAATACGAAGCTTTAGTCAACGGGATTAAACAGCTGCGATCGCCAACTGATTTGGCTGTTTATTAA
- a CDS encoding DUF1636 domain-containing protein, whose translation MKTKHTLFVCTTCATVRIDGKPQGKSGGQQLLEQLKELHQDWELQANFPLQPVDCMSACSRSCAISFAAPGKYTYLFGDLPALESAAAVLECASQYLVSEDGYLPWAQRPQPLKNGILARIPPLK comes from the coding sequence ATGAAAACTAAACATACTCTATTCGTTTGCACAACTTGTGCCACTGTTCGCATTGATGGAAAGCCCCAAGGTAAAAGCGGCGGACAGCAGCTACTCGAACAGCTCAAAGAACTCCACCAAGACTGGGAACTTCAAGCAAACTTTCCCCTCCAGCCCGTCGATTGCATGAGTGCTTGCAGCCGTTCTTGTGCAATTTCCTTTGCCGCTCCTGGAAAATATACTTATCTATTTGGCGACTTACCAGCCCTAGAAAGTGCCGCCGCCGTCCTTGAGTGTGCAAGTCAATATCTCGTTAGCGAGGATGGCTATCTTCCTTGGGCGCAGCGTCCCCAACCCCTGAAAAATGGCATTTTGGCAAGAATTCCGCCACTTAAGTAG
- a CDS encoding HupE/UreJ family protein yields MYKTRRLIVALLICIGFLSIAPSAIAHHAMDGNMPSNFFEGFISGLAHPLIGLDHFAFIVAIGLLAVGQARGAIIPGGFVLAAMAGTGIHLLKFDLPAVEILIASSVIAFGVMLAMPNKPNSIVLTLLGAIAGLFHGYAYGESIVGAEMTPIVAYLLGFTLIQYGISLLALKIGNTVSKKFAQKPLSPLRMAGFAIGAIGAVFLTNSLVG; encoded by the coding sequence ATGTATAAAACCAGACGCTTGATAGTAGCATTACTTATATGCATAGGCTTTTTGAGTATCGCCCCCAGCGCGATCGCTCACCATGCTATGGATGGCAATATGCCATCTAACTTCTTTGAAGGATTTATCTCAGGGCTAGCCCATCCCCTAATTGGCTTGGATCATTTTGCTTTTATCGTTGCTATTGGCTTACTTGCGGTTGGACAAGCGCGGGGCGCAATTATCCCAGGTGGGTTTGTCTTAGCAGCAATGGCAGGAACTGGAATTCATTTACTCAAATTTGACTTACCAGCAGTAGAGATACTTATTGCCAGTTCAGTAATTGCCTTTGGTGTGATGCTGGCGATGCCAAATAAACCTAACTCGATTGTACTGACACTGCTCGGAGCGATCGCAGGTTTATTTCATGGTTACGCTTATGGTGAGTCAATCGTCGGTGCTGAAATGACCCCCATAGTTGCCTACCTGCTAGGCTTCACCTTAATTCAGTATGGCATTTCGCTTCTTGCCTTAAAAATTGGCAACACCGTCAGTAAGAAATTTGCCCAAAAACCCTTATCTCCGCTGCGAATGGCTGGTTTTGCTATCGGCGCGATTGGTGCAGTTTTCCTAACTAATTCACTTGTGGGTTGA
- a CDS encoding TonB-dependent receptor domain-containing protein, whose product MRQQLLFNSFCLAGAVSVLVAQQVRADIVEVRDIRIKPTPSGIEVILGTNQGKLSEVFTFSYGDTFVADIITTQLRLPKGKTFRQDNPAKGINSVTVTQIYANTIRVTIAGSSAVPKVQTVTSDRGFVFSLTAGKTTQPTATSITEIPPINQPSATPATSTREIPPANQPSATPATSTTEIPPTNQPSAIPTTSTTEIPSTNQPATTTPSVSEREPSKQPKVDTDEYEEIEVVVIGDRQDFPQTSTPVYTIPQEEIQKQGSNSAAEVLRGLPGFAVNDHGFGADVHTGTYYRGQSTNQSVFMLNGRPIGNNINTYHGTTDLNTIPVESIERVELSSGTSSTLYGSEAFGGVVNIITKQGQQTPQLNALVQYGSFGQSNYRASYGGSAGNLRFNVGYEDYKADNRYQVPKGAANRDEKGFLFNADTATSNYFGSLAIDVNPRNTISLDAYKISSRKGLIYFGFPLQRDRLDHDVLNVGLSWKTLLGQGNDSVLRTTLSYNGDYFSTYGPTQVRFYRTGVLDSQAVTARVEHQWQMTPNNKLTWGLDAKNSQLTGDVRSTNPSSIRFNETESQQRFQAALFALNAWNITKALQVELGVRQNFDSEFGSYLNPSAGVRWAITPAIAVRGSWAGAQRNPGLDQLYVFDTVHNWLPNPDLNPETGSSWTAGVDVNFSRSLTGQFTYFGSSLSDRLGVVAGKWANIGLVNTNGLEAALKWQITPEFSTFVNYTYTDARIETGSDKGLQLGLIPHSVGQLGVGYSSGGWQLNLFANYYSGARRAIFNNPGENPRDFSPSYVNLDMSGRIPIGRNLGLLVYLENLADVSYEKANRIYQPGLTFRLGLQANF is encoded by the coding sequence GTGAGACAACAACTATTATTTAACAGCTTTTGCCTAGCAGGAGCTGTATCGGTCTTGGTGGCACAGCAAGTTAGAGCAGATATTGTTGAAGTACGCGATATTCGGATTAAACCAACGCCCAGCGGCATAGAAGTTATCTTGGGAACTAACCAAGGCAAATTATCAGAAGTTTTTACCTTCAGCTATGGCGACACTTTTGTTGCTGACATAATTACTACTCAATTGCGTTTGCCAAAGGGCAAGACATTTCGGCAAGACAACCCAGCTAAAGGAATTAATTCTGTCACCGTTACCCAAATTTATGCTAATACCATCAGGGTGACAATCGCGGGTTCTTCGGCTGTACCAAAAGTTCAGACAGTGACGAGCGATCGCGGTTTCGTTTTTAGCTTAACTGCTGGTAAGACCACGCAACCAACTGCAACTTCTATAACAGAAATACCTCCGATAAACCAACCCTCTGCAACACCTGCAACTTCCACAAGAGAAATACCTCCAGCAAACCAACCCTCCGCAACACCTGCAACTTCCACAACAGAAATACCTCCGACAAACCAACCCTCCGCAATACCTACAACTTCCACAACAGAAATACCCTCGACAAACCAACCCGCTACGACAACTCCCAGCGTCTCAGAAAGGGAACCATCTAAACAACCAAAGGTTGATACTGACGAATATGAGGAGATAGAAGTTGTAGTAATAGGAGATAGACAAGATTTTCCTCAAACATCAACTCCCGTCTATACAATTCCTCAAGAAGAAATACAAAAACAAGGCTCTAATAGTGCAGCAGAAGTATTAAGAGGTCTACCAGGATTTGCTGTCAACGATCATGGTTTTGGCGCAGATGTTCACACAGGTACTTACTACCGAGGGCAATCTACTAATCAGTCTGTATTCATGCTCAACGGCAGACCGATTGGCAATAATATCAACACATATCATGGCACTACTGACCTCAACACCATTCCTGTAGAGTCGATTGAACGAGTGGAATTATCCAGCGGCACAAGTTCCACTTTGTACGGTTCAGAAGCCTTTGGGGGAGTCGTAAATATTATCACCAAACAGGGTCAACAAACACCCCAACTCAATGCTTTGGTGCAATATGGCTCTTTTGGCCAGTCAAACTATCGAGCTAGCTATGGTGGTTCGGCAGGAAATTTAAGGTTTAACGTTGGCTATGAAGATTATAAAGCAGATAACCGTTATCAAGTCCCTAAAGGTGCAGCAAATCGCGACGAAAAAGGTTTTCTATTTAATGCAGATACCGCGACTAGCAACTATTTTGGTAGTTTAGCGATTGACGTGAATCCGAGAAATACTATCAGTTTGGATGCATACAAAATTAGCAGCCGCAAGGGTCTGATTTATTTTGGCTTTCCTTTGCAAAGAGACCGCCTAGACCACGATGTATTAAATGTTGGTTTATCCTGGAAAACTTTACTCGGACAAGGTAACGATTCTGTCCTTAGAACTACACTATCTTACAACGGCGATTACTTCAGCACTTATGGCCCGACTCAAGTAAGATTCTATCGGACAGGCGTGCTAGATTCACAAGCAGTTACGGCTAGAGTAGAACATCAATGGCAGATGACTCCCAATAATAAATTGACGTGGGGATTAGATGCAAAAAATAGCCAGCTAACAGGCGATGTCCGCAGTACAAACCCTAGTTCCATTAGATTCAATGAAACTGAAAGTCAGCAGAGGTTTCAAGCAGCATTATTTGCTTTAAACGCTTGGAATATTACCAAGGCATTGCAAGTAGAATTGGGAGTAAGACAGAATTTTGATAGCGAATTTGGTAGTTATTTAAACCCCAGCGCAGGTGTAAGATGGGCAATTACACCAGCGATCGCTGTTCGAGGTAGTTGGGCGGGGGCGCAGCGCAATCCAGGCTTAGATCAATTGTATGTTTTTGACACGGTTCATAACTGGTTGCCTAACCCCGATTTGAACCCTGAAACTGGCTCTTCTTGGACTGCTGGAGTTGATGTTAACTTTTCTAGAAGTTTGACGGGGCAGTTTACTTACTTTGGCAGTAGTTTGAGCGATCGCTTGGGGGTTGTAGCAGGCAAATGGGCTAATATTGGCCTTGTTAATACAAACGGTTTAGAGGCTGCGCTTAAATGGCAAATAACGCCTGAGTTTTCAACATTTGTTAATTACACTTATACAGATGCGCGGATTGAAACAGGCTCGGACAAGGGGTTACAGTTAGGTTTGATTCCACATTCTGTAGGACAACTAGGCGTGGGCTATTCTTCAGGAGGGTGGCAGCTTAATTTGTTTGCTAATTACTACAGTGGGGCACGCAGAGCAATTTTTAATAATCCTGGCGAAAATCCAAGGGATTTTTCACCTTCCTATGTTAATTTGGATATGAGCGGTCGTATTCCTATAGGTAGGAACTTGGGTTTGCTAGTTTATCTAGAAAATTTGGCAGATGTTAGTTACGAAAAAGCAAATCGTATTTATCAGCCTGGTTTAACTTTTCGCCTCGGTTTACAGGCTAATTTTTAA
- a CDS encoding BlaI/MecI/CopY family transcriptional regulator, protein MAFLPNYRPKQLSLGPLEEEILNIIWELGSATVKDVHERILADPDRELAYTSVTTVLRRLTEKGWLTCDKQERTFSWRPLVSRGEAQAIKAHEQLHKFLAVGNPDVVAAFADSLDSASVEQIEAIALRLQAARKAREEKK, encoded by the coding sequence ATGGCTTTTCTTCCTAACTACCGTCCCAAACAGCTCTCCCTCGGCCCTTTGGAGGAAGAGATTTTGAATATTATTTGGGAATTAGGTTCTGCCACCGTCAAGGATGTCCACGAACGAATTTTGGCCGATCCAGACCGCGAGCTAGCCTATACTTCAGTAACAACAGTGCTGCGCCGCCTCACCGAGAAAGGTTGGCTGACTTGCGATAAACAAGAACGTACCTTTTCCTGGCGACCTTTGGTTTCACGCGGCGAGGCGCAAGCAATCAAAGCTCACGAGCAGTTACATAAATTTCTAGCAGTGGGCAACCCGGATGTAGTAGCAGCTTTTGCCGATAGCCTAGACAGCGCTAGCGTAGAGCAAATAGAAGCGATCGCTCTGCGTCTTCAAGCCGCACGCAAAGCGAGGGAGGAGAAGAAATAA
- a CDS encoding ABC transporter ATP-binding protein — MAHSRLQKLSSYLRPHWREVTLGVIALFVVNALGVYIPLLIRDSIEELSKAFQFDQVWRYVLIILVLTSIMWVIRMASRILLFGAGRQVEFDLKQKIFEHLLRLEPAYFANNKAGDLISRATSDVENIRRLVGFAVLSLANTVFAYGLTLPVMLLINVRLSLLAIAVYPLMLIFVQLFSNRLRVEQLEVQEELSSLSDLIQEDMSGIALIKIYAQEENERRAFGDSNRKLLQANLKLAKTRNTLFPIVESLAYVSLLVLLWAGAGAIAANEITIGDFLALILYSERLVFPTALLGFTITAYQRGEVSIDRVESILTVEPKIKDTPDAIALPPEKVKGKLTARHLSFTYPTTGDGQKSLTPALKDVNFTIEAGETVAIVGPIGSGKSTLANALPRLLNIPKGSIFLDGNDITEIALEDLRSAIAYVPQDSFLFSTTIQNNIRYGNPLSQQPEIEAAAKQAQIHEEILNFPQQYDTVVGERGITLSGGQRQRTALARALLMDAAILILDDALSSVDNQTATAILKNLSAGNKAKTVIFISHQLSAAATADRIFVMDAGEIVETGTHASLLQQAGLYRSLWNQHQLEEILR, encoded by the coding sequence ATGGCTCACTCGCGGCTGCAAAAACTGTCATCTTATCTGCGTCCGCATTGGCGGGAAGTAACATTGGGCGTCATCGCCTTGTTTGTGGTAAATGCACTGGGCGTCTACATCCCTTTGCTGATTCGGGATAGCATTGAGGAACTCAGCAAAGCGTTCCAGTTCGACCAAGTATGGCGCTACGTGCTGATAATCCTGGTTCTCACGTCGATAATGTGGGTAATCCGGATGGCGTCGCGCATTTTGCTGTTTGGGGCGGGTCGTCAGGTAGAATTTGACCTCAAGCAAAAGATTTTTGAGCATTTGCTGCGTCTGGAGCCTGCGTATTTTGCTAACAATAAGGCGGGGGATTTAATTAGCCGTGCCACCAGCGATGTGGAAAATATCCGGCGGCTGGTGGGGTTTGCCGTGTTGAGTCTGGCGAATACGGTTTTTGCCTACGGATTGACGTTGCCAGTGATGCTGTTAATTAACGTGCGGCTGAGCCTGCTAGCGATCGCGGTTTACCCGTTAATGCTCATTTTCGTGCAGTTGTTTAGCAATCGCCTGCGAGTCGAGCAACTGGAGGTGCAAGAGGAACTCTCCAGCCTGAGCGACTTAATCCAGGAAGATATGAGCGGCATTGCCTTGATTAAGATCTATGCTCAGGAGGAAAACGAACGCCGCGCCTTCGGTGACTCTAACCGCAAGTTGTTACAGGCAAATCTTAAACTCGCCAAAACTCGGAATACGCTGTTTCCAATTGTTGAAAGTTTAGCCTATGTCAGCTTGCTGGTGTTGTTATGGGCAGGAGCTGGTGCGATCGCTGCTAATGAAATTACTATTGGCGATTTTCTGGCACTGATTCTCTATTCGGAACGTCTAGTTTTCCCGACAGCGTTACTAGGTTTTACGATTACTGCTTACCAACGTGGTGAGGTAAGTATAGATCGTGTTGAGTCGATTTTAACTGTTGAACCAAAGATTAAAGACACCCCAGATGCGATCGCCCTTCCTCCAGAAAAGGTCAAAGGTAAGTTAACGGCTCGTCACTTAAGTTTTACCTATCCCACCACAGGCGACGGTCAAAAGTCGCTAACTCCAGCTCTTAAGGATGTTAATTTTACAATCGAAGCAGGGGAAACAGTGGCGATAGTGGGGCCAATTGGCTCTGGTAAATCGACTTTAGCAAACGCCTTGCCGCGCCTGTTAAATATTCCTAAAGGTAGTATCTTTTTAGATGGTAATGACATTACAGAGATTGCCTTAGAGGATTTGCGGAGCGCGATCGCTTACGTTCCACAAGACAGTTTTCTGTTCAGCACCACCATCCAAAATAACATCCGCTATGGCAATCCTTTAAGCCAACAGCCAGAAATTGAAGCCGCCGCCAAACAAGCGCAAATTCACGAAGAAATACTCAATTTTCCACAGCAATACGACACGGTTGTAGGAGAGCGGGGCATTACGCTTTCTGGGGGACAGCGCCAGCGTACTGCTCTCGCTAGGGCACTGCTGATGGATGCTGCAATTTTGATTTTAGACGATGCGCTATCTAGCGTGGATAATCAAACAGCCACAGCAATTTTGAAAAATCTTTCAGCAGGCAATAAGGCAAAAACTGTTATTTTCATCTCTCACCAATTATCTGCCGCCGCCACTGCTGACCGCATTTTTGTAATGGATGCTGGTGAAATTGTAGAGACTGGAACTCACGCCAGTTTGCTGCAACAAGCTGGTTTATACCGTTCGCTTTGGAATCAACACCAGCTAGAAGAAATTCTGCGCTAG
- a CDS encoding superoxide dismutase: protein MTLNRRDFLVLLGGATGTAALGTFATACAAAPTKESANKQAEAKDSFTLPPLPYDYNALEPHIDAATMRFHHDKHHAAYIKNLNEAVNKYPQLKGKSAEELIRNLNSVPEDIRTTVRNNGGAHVNHTMYWKIMAPNAGGNPTGKIAEAINKTFGSFDAFKQQFNEAGNKRFGSGWAWLVRGKDGKLQVISTANQDSPLMEGMYPIMGNDVWEHAYYLKYQNKRADYLTAWWNVVNWNEVNKRFERAIA, encoded by the coding sequence ATGACTCTTAATCGACGCGATTTTCTGGTTTTATTGGGTGGCGCTACTGGAACGGCTGCGCTGGGAACTTTCGCAACTGCTTGTGCAGCTGCACCTACCAAAGAAAGCGCTAATAAACAGGCTGAAGCGAAAGATAGTTTCACCCTTCCACCTTTACCTTATGACTACAATGCTCTGGAACCTCATATCGATGCAGCGACGATGAGGTTTCACCATGACAAACACCATGCTGCCTATATCAAAAACCTGAATGAAGCGGTGAATAAATACCCACAACTTAAAGGCAAAAGCGCTGAAGAATTAATTCGCAATCTTAATAGCGTGCCAGAAGATATTCGCACAACTGTTCGTAACAACGGCGGCGCTCACGTAAATCATACGATGTACTGGAAAATTATGGCCCCGAATGCGGGTGGAAACCCAACGGGTAAAATTGCCGAAGCGATTAATAAAACTTTCGGTAGTTTTGATGCTTTCAAACAGCAATTTAACGAAGCTGGTAATAAGCGTTTTGGCAGCGGTTGGGCTTGGTTGGTTCGCGGCAAAGATGGCAAGTTACAAGTTATTAGTACGGCGAATCAGGATAGCCCCTTGATGGAGGGAATGTATCCAATTATGGGCAACGATGTATGGGAACACGCCTACTATTTGAAATACCAGAACAAGCGTGCCGATTATTTAACAGCCTGGTGGAATGTGGTTAATTGGAATGAAGTGAACAAGCGATTTGAGAGAGCGATCGCTTAG